One stretch of Candidatus Macondimonas diazotrophica DNA includes these proteins:
- a CDS encoding aminopeptidase P N-terminal domain-containing protein, translated as MTAEYARRRRRLMQVIGERGMAILPAARERTRNRDTHYPFRQDSDFLYLTGFPEPDAVAVLMPGRPQGEYLLFCRERNPEREQWDGLRAGPEGACARFGADDAFPIDDIDDILPGLMEGRSCIHYTLGRDAAFDQRVVGWVRRLQEQSRSGLQAPWEILSLEHHLHEMRLFKGRTELGVMRRAAAITVDGHQRGMARCRPGWREFALAAEYTHEFMRHGAVHAYPPIVGGGANACILHYIDNAAPLKKNDLVLVDAGAELDGYAADVTRTFPVGGRFSGPQREIYACVLAAQAAAIAAVRPGADWNAPHEAAVRVLSEGLLALGILQGSLDEVLAAQSYRRYYMHRTGHWLGLDVHDVGDYKVDGQWRVLEPGMVLTVEPGLYLRPAEDLDPRFWNIGVRIEDDVVVTREGCEVLTAGAVKEVAEVEAVMRS; from the coding sequence ATGACGGCGGAATACGCACGGCGCCGACGCCGCCTGATGCAGGTCATTGGGGAGCGCGGTATGGCCATCCTGCCGGCAGCGCGCGAGCGGACGCGCAACCGCGATACGCACTATCCCTTCCGTCAGGACAGCGATTTTCTCTATCTCACCGGCTTTCCGGAGCCGGATGCCGTAGCGGTGCTGATGCCAGGCCGGCCACAAGGGGAATACCTGCTGTTCTGTCGTGAGCGCAATCCCGAGCGTGAACAATGGGATGGGCTGCGCGCCGGGCCTGAGGGCGCGTGTGCGCGATTCGGTGCCGATGATGCCTTCCCGATCGACGACATCGACGACATCCTGCCCGGGCTCATGGAGGGCCGCTCCTGCATCCACTATACCCTGGGGCGCGATGCGGCATTCGATCAACGCGTCGTGGGCTGGGTGCGGCGCTTGCAGGAACAATCCCGTTCCGGTCTCCAGGCGCCTTGGGAAATCCTGTCACTGGAACACCATCTCCACGAGATGCGCTTGTTCAAGGGGCGCACGGAGCTGGGTGTGATGCGCCGGGCAGCGGCGATTACCGTGGATGGTCATCAGCGCGGAATGGCTCGCTGCCGGCCGGGGTGGCGCGAATTCGCGCTGGCGGCGGAATACACCCATGAGTTCATGCGTCATGGCGCCGTGCATGCCTATCCGCCCATCGTGGGGGGCGGTGCCAATGCCTGCATCCTGCATTACATCGACAACGCCGCGCCGCTGAAAAAAAACGACCTGGTGCTGGTCGATGCCGGCGCGGAGCTCGATGGCTATGCCGCCGATGTGACCCGGACCTTTCCGGTGGGCGGCCGGTTCAGCGGCCCGCAGCGTGAAATTTACGCGTGCGTGCTCGCGGCGCAGGCGGCGGCGATCGCTGCGGTGCGTCCCGGTGCCGACTGGAACGCCCCGCACGAAGCCGCCGTGCGGGTGCTCAGCGAGGGGTTGCTCGCTCTGGGCATTTTGCAGGGCAGTCTTGACGAGGTGCTGGCGGCGCAGAGTTACCGGCGCTATTACATGCACCGCACCGGCCATTGGCTGGGGCTGGATGTACACGATGTGGGCGACTACAAGGTGGATGGCCAGTGGCGCGTGCTGGAGCCGGGGATGGTGCTCACGGTTGAGCCTGGCCTCTACTTGCGCCCGGCCGAGGATCTGGACCCGCGCTTCTGGAATATCGGGGTACGCATTGAGGACGACGTGGTCGTCACCCGCGAGGGCTGTGAGGTGCTCACTGCCGGGGCGGTCAAGGAAGTGGCCGAAGTGGAGGCGGTCATGCGGTCATGA
- a CDS encoding UPF0149 family protein yields the protein MTQAVDFEMLAMAQVDCLDAPSPSECHGQICGLLCGDAARDRIEALVDQWACDGQGRIDQDVVDLLRRLVIESQTALSGIELDFALLLPDDAAPLEARVGGLSEWTQGFLYGLIEAGMDWADAPDPLREVITDFAEIARLRGAGLTDEEDEQAYAELVEYVRVGALLMYAERVRLRDVGGGDPA from the coding sequence ATGACGCAAGCTGTCGATTTTGAAATGCTTGCCATGGCGCAGGTGGACTGTCTTGATGCGCCATCGCCATCCGAATGTCACGGCCAGATATGTGGGCTGTTGTGCGGCGATGCAGCTCGTGACAGGATCGAGGCGTTGGTCGATCAATGGGCCTGCGATGGTCAAGGGCGCATCGATCAGGACGTCGTCGACCTGTTGCGGCGGCTGGTTATTGAAAGTCAGACGGCCCTGAGCGGAATCGAGCTCGATTTTGCGTTGCTGTTGCCCGACGATGCGGCGCCACTCGAGGCACGGGTCGGCGGGCTGTCAGAATGGACGCAGGGTTTTCTCTACGGGCTCATCGAGGCCGGGATGGATTGGGCCGATGCGCCAGATCCATTGCGTGAGGTGATCACGGATTTTGCCGAAATTGCGCGGCTGCGTGGCGCAGGACTCACGGATGAAGAGGATGAACAGGCCTATGCCGAGCTGGTCGAGTATGTGCGGGTGGGCGCATTGCTGATGTACGCCGAGCGGGTGCGGCTCCGGGACGTGGGCGGCGGAGATCCGGCATGA
- the ubiH gene encoding 2-octaprenyl-6-methoxyphenyl hydroxylase: MSVHALRGGARAEYDVVLVGAGLVGAALALALAPQSLRVALIEAQPLDQMEQPGYDERTTALSFASVRILQSLGVWSALARHASPIRHIHVSQQGGFGVSRFDAREVGVDALGQVLPNHHLIAALLDRLGRQEDLDVYAPSRVVAVHQDGGRMRVRLEDQTERFEIHSRLLVAADGAESPVRTLLGVGVTRRDYGQSAIIANVSPGIAPQGRAFERFTPDGPIALLPLSEARCALVWTVSSLAQQWALELPDAQFLEELEARFGRRLGRFERVGRRRAYPLALVRSRRMVEGRTVFLGNAAHAIHPVAGLGFNLALREAAILAEILAEATDPGDRDILEGFEQRIERYQDQIIGFSDALPRLFAQRFPGFEHARSLGLLGLDLLPALKTGFVLHTMGLDSGMPALARGSGPSRITGGGP, from the coding sequence ATGAGCGTTCATGCGCTGCGCGGCGGCGCGCGGGCGGAATACGATGTGGTCCTGGTCGGCGCCGGCCTGGTGGGCGCGGCGCTGGCGCTGGCGCTGGCGCCCCAGTCACTGCGCGTCGCGCTGATCGAGGCCCAGCCACTCGACCAGATGGAACAACCGGGCTATGACGAACGCACCACGGCGTTGTCATTCGCATCGGTGCGCATCCTGCAGTCTCTGGGGGTATGGTCTGCACTGGCGCGACATGCCAGTCCGATCCGACATATCCACGTGTCCCAGCAGGGCGGTTTCGGGGTCAGCCGGTTCGACGCACGGGAGGTCGGTGTGGACGCACTGGGACAGGTTTTGCCCAACCACCATTTGATCGCGGCCTTGCTGGATCGCTTGGGGCGTCAGGAAGATCTGGACGTCTATGCCCCCTCGCGCGTGGTGGCAGTCCATCAGGACGGTGGGCGCATGCGGGTGCGGCTGGAAGATCAGACGGAACGCTTCGAGATTCATAGCCGCTTGCTGGTCGCGGCCGACGGCGCCGAATCGCCGGTGCGAACCCTGCTCGGCGTGGGGGTGACCCGGCGTGACTACGGCCAGAGCGCGATCATCGCCAATGTGAGTCCGGGCATTGCGCCGCAGGGGCGTGCATTCGAACGGTTTACGCCGGATGGTCCGATCGCCCTGCTGCCGTTGTCGGAGGCACGCTGCGCATTGGTATGGACGGTTTCGTCCCTAGCCCAGCAGTGGGCATTGGAGCTGCCGGACGCACAGTTTCTGGAGGAACTGGAGGCCCGCTTCGGGCGTCGCCTGGGACGCTTCGAACGCGTTGGTCGCCGCCGGGCCTATCCGCTGGCACTGGTGCGGTCGCGGCGCATGGTGGAAGGTCGGACTGTGTTTCTGGGCAACGCGGCGCATGCCATCCATCCCGTCGCGGGTCTGGGTTTCAACCTGGCACTGCGTGAAGCGGCCATCCTGGCGGAAATTTTGGCCGAAGCCACCGATCCCGGGGACCGGGATATCCTGGAAGGCTTCGAGCAGCGCATCGAGCGCTATCAGGATCAGATCATCGGCTTTTCCGATGCCCTGCCGCGATTGTTCGCCCAGCGCTTTCCGGGATTCGAGCATGCCCGTAGTCTGGGTTTGCTCGGGCTCGATCTGTTGCCTGCCCTCAAAACCGGATTCGTTCTGCACACCATGGGGCTGGATTCGGGCATGCCGGCCCTGGCGCGGGGAAGCGGTCCGAGCCGGATCACCGGAGGCGGTCCATGA